A stretch of DNA from Toxotes jaculatrix isolate fToxJac2 chromosome 15, fToxJac2.pri, whole genome shotgun sequence:
CAGTCGGTGAGACCATCTGTGGGGGTTGAAGTCTGCACGATGCTTTTAAGTACACGCAACCAAGTCTCAGTCCACCGACAGGTAGTCAGTTCAGCCACTTCCTCTGATCAGAGCGAGGGGAAAATTTGAGTGAGGCAACGACAAACAaccaggagagaaagaaaaccttcttgtaacagacagaaagagatagagagagaaagaaagagagagaaatggacaaGCTGAGGACTGGTGTGTTTATGCTGTTTATGCTCCTGGAGCCTGTTTCCTGTTCAAGTAAGTGAGACAAATCCATACTTTCCTAAATGACTTTAATGAGTTTGGAAAAAGGCCTGAAATATATGTTAACCTGAGGAAGGAAAGCCACATCACCTGGTGGGTTTTGTGAATGAAGTGTTAAGAGGCTGATTCTGAATTAATTCAGCAACACTAAACTGCAATGCATTTTGAAATCTCTGTGATCTTCCACCACACAGGCCTTCTCTCTTCAGTCAAGAGAGTTTGCTGCATCCAACCcttttaaatgactttaaatCACTTCTTCACTCATATTTGGTACGCGTAGGGACGCGTACGTTTGTGATCACCTCTGATTTCTGTATTGCAAAAGAGCAAGAGGGTCACAAACAAGATTAGAGGAGCTATTTCTTGCACGCAGCATTATCATGTGGAAAAAACAGAtctatttttggttttatttgaagGTAAGGAAATTATTCATTCAGCAGTTCATCATTCAGCAATATGGCAATATATACATGgaacacaggaaatgaaacaataGAGAATTTTTGCTAAGCTTTCTGTCCAGAATTATATTACAGTATaacacacaatatatatatatatacaaatatacatgcATATTTCACTTAAACTTTACATACTGCAGaggcatttttgttgttttattcctTTCCCTCTATTTAGAAATAAATCTATGTGTGACCATAATTCACAGCAGTGTCATCACAGAGTATAAAATAATGTactccctttctttcctttgggtttaagttCAGACGTTTGAGTTTTCATGAGCAAAAGTTTGTGAGCGTTTGATGTTTCCCAGTCTTTCTCCTTTATGTCGTAGTTAGAGAGagtttgtgaaaaaaaacatatatataaatatattttcaaagTGATGAAAACCACTTTCAAATCCTGTCATGTATTTCAGTCAGATTCATCATGATGAAGGGATTACAGcctgcataaataaataatctcccTCCCGACACTACACCGTGTGTGAAAACACTAAAGGTGGATTTCAACTGTTCATTTTCCACAGCGACTTGTGATGTAAGAGGATAAAACATCAAATctttcacagcaggaaaaaacacTGTCATGAGTAAACAGCAGTTGATGCCATGGgcgtatttatttttatgtatttattactTTGGCGCACATTTGTAACCTTGTGACTTTGTGTCACTTCCATGAGACAATCATTTGCTATTGATTTGGAAATATGTGCAGTGTGAGCTATAAAGCTGAGGAGCGTGTTCACTAATGATTCAAAGCttagtttcttctttttgtttcaccTTGAAGTAGCTTTCATGGTGGAAAAATTATCTTATTCTGCACATTACCTGTTTCTTATTTTGTTCCAGCTTTTAATTTGAGCAATATGATGAGTAAAATATACAAAGGTCTCTGCTTCGTCATGGCTGCACCatttcatgaaatgaaaatatcttcAGATGGTTTGTGCATCTATTTATGCACATTTACCCCAAATTCAGCTGGATATTTTGGCAAATTTGGAACCTTTAGGATCCTTTAGGAACCTAAAGGTTGAATTTTGTGGGTaatgtgtattaaaaaaaagatgcacaacaaattaaaacattttcatttgatgaAACAGTAcagccataaaaaaacaaacaagactacAACAAGTCAACTATTTACACACGTAAGAGTCACAGGTGAGCTCCACAGCTGCTACCAACCATTTCAGTGACAGTAAGTGCACAAGTTGCTAAATCAAtctaaaaataatttacatcCTGAAGCAACGTTTGATGATATGATGAAGAATGTATTGCTTCAGTGAATCACCACCACTGGCTGTTTTCTCACAAgatggtttttattttccaacCGCACACTGAGATAAAGGAGCCTCACCAAAACCTCAAAGCAGCCCATCTcactgacaggaagagactTAACATACTCGAGTGTAGATATCTTATTTCCTGTTCTATAGGTCTTACTCAACTCTCATATGTGCTTCTCTACGTTACACAGTGACCATATGTGCTACTTTTATAGTTTCTCTCTATAGAGTCAGAAATCAGCCACCGAAATTATTTTATATACAACAGGTTAAAATAATACTATCATAACAAAGAGGGGTAACACTGTAAATGTTACTTAAttcatttctcatttaattttgttttgttttatctatTTAACTCAGCTTGACAACAGTTAACAGTCAACAGAATGGCTTATGGGACACAATAAGGTCTTTCTTGTACTCGCAACATCTTGTCTGTTCTGTGAAGTAATGTTTAATATAACTATATACACTCCATGTATTGATGTAAGATCCCCCACAGTAACCAGGAAGTACTTTGGCTTTTTACTCAAGGAAAAGCAGTAATGCAAAAAGTGTATTCAAAATCTTTCTGAAGTAAAAGCACttaagtattatcagcaaaatgtaataaaaggAAAAGCATGCAGAAAAATGTCTCTGCAATAAACAACATATTATAAAATTTATAAACCAATTGAATTTTAATTTAGATGAACTTGTTTAAAAATGTCCCACAATTCAGTGTATGTAGctcgaacaaaaaaaaaaaaaaacatcatagaaaATAGTTGAAACAATTTCAAGGATTCAATTTTGAATGGAACATCTATTATAGTAAGttagttatagtatagtaagttggTATTTTTCCATATTTATGTTCACACAGATACTTGCACAATTCTAGTAGACAGTTTAATACAAGGAATTGTAATGCACACATAGGTTGTGTCATTTAATTTGctcaatttagaaattaaacatcttttcagaagtttcgttttttttcctcttaggCCGCCTTTTGTGCCATGCTGACATGGAAAGTCTTATTACATCTGAATCTGCAAGCTAAAGCGACTGGTGTGTACAGCCATCAGATAAAAATGGTGGGCTAAAAAGAACCTGTGCAATGTATGTAACTGAGGAAAATTATATACACAAGAGAGAAACACTCAAGTACCTTAAAGAAAATGTGCTTGAATGAATGTACTTAGTGTCCCCCAGCGTCTTCCTGCAGCTGaacatttctctcttttgttttctacagTAGAGGGTTTTTTCACTAACCCCATCATCTGTTATGTCCTGGACGGGTTCCTGATTGTTTACTGCATCTGTGCCACTGCATTGTTCGTCAAAGAAAAGGTTCATTATCAAGTTATCTGcagattgttttctttattaatcGATAAATTGTTGAAATTGTCCTCTGTAATGTCTCAAAGACCAAATAGGCACAGATTCAACAATTCAAAATGTTGTCATTTATCATATGCATCAAATATAGAAATAGTTGCCTGTTAGTTAACCTACAAATTACTGCAGCTCTGaatttagaatagaatagaatagaaatactttattcatcccaagttgggaaatttcactaATTTATCATTTAAGTGATTTCAGcatttgaaaataatatttctgttatagcttctcagatgtgaattGTCAATCAGATAAAGAGTGAAATTTGAAgtggggctgcaactaatgattatatctatcaattaatgttttttctcaattaactgttattaacagttaaaaaagaaaaaattgtgaaaaaaggAGCCAAAGATAACATctaggattttttttgtccaaaacccaaatttatttcatttaaaatgatataaaacagagtaAATTAACAAATACACTAAAGAAGCTGTAACCAGAGgatttttgacatttaacaCAATAAGTTATCAAAATATTGTATTCATTTCCTGACGGTCGCCTAATTGTTTCATCATTTAACTAAATGTGCTGGGTGCCTGTAACCTGTGATGGCTATTTGTGAATAATTagcaatgaaaataattagcTGCAGACCtgttattcagtgttttaatttattggattttattttctttgtctctctgtagtATTCCCACAAATCATCTGTGGCTTTTGAAATGCCTGTAAGTCTCTTTTTATTCACATACAATTTTCAAAAAGTTTTCACTCAGCATCTTTATTGTTTGACAGTGGCTGCTCATGATAACTGCTTCTTGACTGGTTATTAAttgatattaaaatattaaataaatgtgtgaatgcatgtaaATAGACTTATTTCAGTTCATTCTTGTGTGGTTCTTCAGGATAACCAGGAAGACAATTGCGCCCTTTACCAAGTAAGGAGGACTTTCTCACCCCCACCTCTCACACCAGAGGATTTTTAGCTCTGCTGCTCAACTGTGTGGCGCCATATTAACTTATTGTTTCATATTTTACTCTCCAGGAGCTTGAGAGGCCAAAGGATGCTGATCCCTATCAGGTGCTTGAACCATCAAAAAGAAAGGTAAGTCCCTTCTTCTCTTGATAAACACCTTTAAAGGCcttttcctcacctgttcaGGCGCCTAAACTGTCAGTCATTATGTCATATTTCTTCTATAGAAAAAggctggaaagaaaaagaaatctcaGGTAAGGGGattccctctctcacacaggaAGCACTCTGGCAATTAGAGCTGTCGAATAAAATTAACTTCTCAAAGCTGTGAGATATGgtcaaaataaaaggaaactgTTTTTGGTAAGAATGGTTAAAATGCTTTATTGGTTTTTCTGAAAAggttattatttaaatcaaaattaatatattaaaagcataaaaactcataagatcttatatttatataaccttACTTCAAACCACAGGctaaatgtatgtaaaaattCAAAGGTAATGCTAAAATTCACACAATTTCAATTTGATCTCATTCTCCCATAGGCCTAAAACATCAGCATCATTGAGTTGTTTAAAAGGTTCATTCAGAATTCAAAATATTCATTAAACACGCTGCCTTGTTTCTAGGTTTGGAAACATTGTGGAAAAGAGATGATAAAGTGTTTCCTCTTTGTGATCCAGAATGGTTTAATGGCAGGAcaataaacatgtttctttatattttgaccattttgaacaCATGATGTCAGATGCCAgatttctgcagcttctcatcACATACAAAACTGTGGCTAATTATACAGTTTCTTCTGGCAAACACTGCCACATGGTCAGTGTGAACGCAAACCTGCAAGTCTGATCAAGGCACAACTTTAACTTTTCTCCCCCTTTCAGTCAGCCCAACCTGTGGAGAACGGATCTTTGGTCCCCAGTGTCCCATCTCCACCTGCGTCTTCCCAGTGATGTCCTGCATGGTCACACCTGGGTCAAGAAACAGCATTGTTCATTGTGGCGGAGAAGATTAGCTGATTAACTGATTTGTTATGTTGCTGGGATTTTAATCAGCATGTTATTGTGATAACTAATTGAATCTCCAAGTCATgcatcaagcaaaaatgccaaatattctGTGgatccagcttctcagatgtgaggatttgttgcttttctctgctttatgCAACAGTAACTTCAGTACCTTTGGGTTCTGAACTGTCTGAGCtatatgctaacatgctaatgctaCCAGTGACAATGCTGTTTGTtgcctgttagcatgctaatgctTGCTAATTAGCATTAGCATGCTAATTGGGTAACATTTTACTAGCACTTATAAagatatataaacatttaataaacagCTTATAACACATTAGTTGTAAGCAGATATAAGGACATTTgcaagtgtttattaatgtattccTCAACTgtgttttttactgtattttcatacagtaaaacacacagatgtgaatgTATGTAAAAAAATCTTACAGCAACAAATCTGATACTTCTTGGGACAGTTTAGTCTAGACCAAAGTGATGCACTAACCAACCTACACTGCCTTCCACAGAGCCACCTGCTGTAAATAATCACACGTGTATGTTTTACTGTGTGACTGAATCCAAATAAACGACAATGCACATGTCAAAACACTTGGAAAATGGTTTAATGATGTTTACAACAAAAGAGAACtgtacagttacagtaaaaGATTATCTTTATAtgtgtataaaaacaaaacaaacaaaaatacagcagaCAAATTCGTCAAAATCTACTATGTATCCTGATTCACATACTTAAAACTCCTACACAATCTTTCAGTTCTATGCCGCCATGACTgggggcctttttttttttctttttttttttttgtcttgtagtCAGATCGGAGCAGTGTCCCTCAGTGTTGTAGTCCATAATGGAAACCAAAACTCTTTACATTAGAGTCCAGGAAAGTCAATTCTCATCAGACTGcagaataagaaaaaacagGGAAATAAAACGGGGACACATTCCTTTAGATGAGCCCAAGCTTCCAACGTGAGTAGTAAATGTTTTACAGAATGCATTTCTTGAGATACACAGACTTAATATGTACATGgttggcgttttttttttttctttttcttatttttctttcttgttgaaAGCCATGGTCACTTGGGCTGTGAACTGATAACCACACACATGACACAcccaaaaacatacaaaaatactATATCTTTAACCTACCAAGAATAAGACAGTTTTGCAATTAGTTCCatgctgtgacagaaaaaagagattacaacaaacaaacaagaaacagacGCTTTTCACGCAAGTTTTTCTCAGAAATATACCAAAATATACATCTAAGCTTTGGAATTACTGAGGCTAGGACTAAAGCCAGTGCTGGGTTTGTCTCTTAATACACATGCTGCAGGGtggaagggagagaaaacagagagagagacacacacaggacagagagtTATCTTTGGTATCTGCATTTGTCAAAAGTTAAATATTTGGATTTTTTGCTTTGGGATAGCGCTTGTGAGGTCCTACAACCTCACCTAGAGTAAAGCATTAAACAAAGTGTCACTGAAGCCCGTCGGCCAGAGGTCTGAGCCAGAGGGACACAGTCCATGCAGAGTGAAGGACCATGATGCATAGTGTCACAGCTGATCAGAAGTCTGTAGTGAAGAGACGATGTCAAAGGAGAGAGCAGAAGGGGAAGGGGGCAAAagggaggagaaggtggaggaggaagaagggaaggGGGACACAGCAGTGAGTTTTAGCGCCAGCAGGACGTGTATTCCTGAAGACAACAGGGTAATGTCCTGGGACTACAGTGTACAGGtgatgagggagagacagatgcaCCGTGAGAGGCAGGAACAGCATTTTCACCACAGtccttgagagagagagagagagagagagagagagagagagagagagagagagagagagagagagagagagagagagagagtgtgtggagGGGGAACATCCTAGCAACAGCGCTcaagacagacaaacatataGAGTCCTGAGCATGTACAGTGTGCACAGGATTGACCCTCAGTGTGTATTAACAAACATCACCCAGCTACCACCAGATTGGTTTGTGTCTGTCGGAGAGAAGCCCGCTCAATTCCCGTTCCATCCCATCCAATCCCCGCCCACAGGCACTGAAACCGCTGCACCGGCAGGATGCCGGAGTGTTTTTCCGGGCAGATACACATTCGCATGCAATAGAAAGctaacttttttgttgttgtttttttgtttgtttgtttgtttttttgtttttttttaaacagatgaaCCGAGGACTCGGGTTTGAGCGTGCAGGCGGGGTTTGATGCTGAGCAGTGAGGCGGGGATGGGCGAGGGATGGTGTCATTCGTATACAATCAAGTTAGAAGTCTTTGGTTAATGTTGGTACCACAGGGAAGCGAGAGCGGGCTGCGACAGCGCACCGTCATGTGGGAAGACACGTACATACCTGTACCTGGTCAGAGTGAtaatgaagttaaaaaaaaaaaatcaggattgTCAAACTTAAAAAGATGTTCAAACATTAAGGTGTTAAAATGCAAGTCTGCCTACACCACATTCATCAAGTGATCTATTTATATAACAGAAAGTAACTTTAAACTGAGAAGTAAggataaaagaaacatttatcTCAAGTTACAACAAATAATTTCCATCCAATGcaaaaatatgtcagtgttgcagcataaaaacaccaaactgtgaaagaaaaacagcagacatTCATAAGTACTGGTATGTATTCTGTCTCCCCCTTGTGGCGGATTTTCCACAACCCTTTCACTAAGTACAGGTATGACTGGGCTTCTCCACTGACACAAGTTTGtgtattttcctcctttttttttgagattttataaaatatttttcttatttcttaaGTAGATTAAAGCAGGTTTTACTCAGTCTTGAGTTAGAAATGAGGTATACAACAGCTCCTTTTTCCTTACTGGTGCCCCACGCTTCTTTTGTCAGCGTTAAAAACCAGCAAACCAGTGTGGTGGGTCAACATATGACAACTCGATGTGTGGCTGATCCACAAGAGCATCTTAAAATCTCTGAATCACCAACTGAAACAGACGCAGTTAAAGCCAAGTCAGTGGCAAGAAGATCAGTTGTCAGCGAAATAAGATCATAAGTAGAACACAAACTTTAGTTTTACCATTATAAACCAAAAACTGGCTTGGTTAAAGGCTCTAGTTAATCAGTAGAGAACCCCcctctggaaaaacaacaaaaataagtaTTCTCATGTctcacctttaaaaaaaaaaaaacaaaaaacaaaaaaaaacaaaagtcactcTCAAACACCCGCTGGAAGATGGGAAAAAATGCACTATAATGGTTTGCAGACTGCCCTCACTATTCTCTCTTTgtaagacacactcacacacaaacacacactgtcacacacacacctgctggaATTATTAGTAAAGCTTTTCTCACAGGTATCCTCAACCTGTCTGAGTCACACCTAAAAAACCTAGGTAGCAACGTAATCATCCCACGCGCCAAAAATGCCCAAAGTACACTGTattgtttcagtgaaaacaatGCACCGGGTGAGCTCAACGCTAAAGCTCTCACTCACACTCGCACACAACAACAATGCTACAATGCTCATGTCTTCTACGTAACAATAAGGCATAAATGATAATGTTAATCTTCTTTGTCAAACTAAGAAAGCCAGTGATCTTGCCCTCTGACACTATACAAAACAAAGGCAtaaagtaatattttaaaaaaacaaatgattgtTAAAGACAGCACAGCAAATCAAGTCCACAATGACTCaaccaaaaaagacaaaacaaaacaaaaatctattaAAAGATTAAGATCAGATGCTTCAGAGTCTCCTACCAAACCACAGGGTCCGTCTGTCAGGAGCGCCAGAACGAAAGCCTCCCATTGAAAAGACCTCGCCGATACACGACAGACACAGGTGTCAGCGACTCACGCTCCATTGGGGCGTGGCCTCAGATTTCttctcttattattattatttttttttttttggtcttgacagtttaaaaaaacaaatttgctcTTTTGCAATAATAAAAAGGAAGATTTAGGGGAGATTTTTTGAGTAAGCATGATAAACACTACATTCAGTCTTGATAACATACTGgttcaaatataaaatatgaatatctTACaagtgtttatatatatatttatatgtatagaATTAAGAAAAGATTGTTTCTCTAATTCTTAAGTCTTTCCTCAGATAAATATCTCAGTAACATTGTATGGTGCCGATGGCAACTGGTTCATCTTGCTATCACACGTCCAACTCTTTAATAACAAACAGCACTGGAACAGGACTGAGTCCTTTAGGCCCGTCGTGGCCTCAAAGACAGGGAAACCAGCAACGTGAGCAGCCAGACACCCGCCCAGCTGCAAAGAGAAAGGCTTTTACTTTGGCAAGAAGGATCTCAAAATAATATTCAAACCTGGAAATACCCCATAAATAGTAGTACTAGAAAATAGCAGTAGTAGGTTGTCCTTTTTTATGTATGGTTCCTATGTATGTATTATGTATGGTTCATCAGTATAAACTCTGAATGGTAAGCCAGACAGTACTTATACATTCTACACTGTTGTATACACAGAAATGTCTAAAGGTGAACCTTATGTTTAAGTGCTGCTGAGGTATATTCAgtcaaaataaatcaacaacagaaaagaagtACACAAGAGGATAACATGGACAAATGCTGCTGCTTACAGTCTCACTGATTCGATAATCACTGTGGTAACTCATTTTCCTATTTGGAAGCAGCAGAACAATGCTACTTTTGTTTGGGGTTTAGATGAATGTGTAGCACAGAAGAGTACTTAGCCCCACGACGTGTTGGGTAAGGTAATTTGGCAGGTTTTAAACTAGTCCACAGGCAGATTTAGGGAGCAGCATATCGTTTCCAAACATGCTGGTTCAAAAATGGTGGTGCTGAGAGGAGGTGTAGTATGTCGTCTGACGAACGGATCTATTCATTTACATTGGTGAGCCCTCCAGATGGAAGGGTCCGAACCACAAAACCTGATTTTCACAGGATGTAGTCATAAAGCTATAGGAAAGCATGCAGGCCTCTCAACAGCGCAACTTCACCAGGAGCTTCAGCAGCAAGTTGTTAAAGCTAAGTTTCTGTGATCCTTATCCAGCAGCACCAAATCAGGAATTATCGACCGaggtgagagaagaagaaaatattttgctttAGCAGTGTGGAGAGTAGAGATCATGAACGGCAACTTGTGTGCTCGGACAGGCACAGCGACTACTGAGGAAAACCACTTTGGTTCAAGCTGTTGTTTTATGGCTGAATATTAttacaaaaccaaacaacagaACCTTTCTATCATGCTTCAGAAAAGTCCAAAACTGCTACCAAAACGgccaaaactgatttaaaacaagaaaaaaaaaaaaaaaaaaaaaaagccatcaaATGgctcaaagaaaaccaaaatcaGGCATTAGGGGCGAGGCCCCGCTGATAAAAATCAATTCATAAAGCGTAAAAGGAAACTACTTTCTCATGCCCCAACCCACCTGTCACTCTCTTTTTGGTCAGTTGTGCTGCCAATTAAAAGTTGAGCTATGAGACACTtggtcaaatttaaaaaaagcaaaacaaaaacaaaacaaaacaaaacaaaaaaaaaaaacggtcaTCTTTGGAAAATGATCAAAATATTGCATTTCTAATATCTGTTGACAATGAAGAGAGATTCTGTACTCATAAATATATTGACTAGACTAAGCTACACCAACTACACACAGCAATTATTTTAACAAATATTTTTGGTATATCTTAAAGTACGTAAGCCAGTCAAGTgactgcagacaaaaaaaaaaaaaaaaaaaagacagaatttcATTCCTCCCAAAAAAGGCAGACTGCAGCTCATCAATCCAGTTTTTTGGTACAGATACTGTGCACAAGTAGATACAACGGTACTactataaaaagaaacaaacaaaaaaaaaaacccacaatacAATAACCTCATCTAGCCAATGCCACCATACTTTTGGTATGATGTCCATGCCCTTTGACTAGTCCTCCTCAAAACAGACCAGTCGGCCGCAGAGCCTTATGCAGTTACTGAACTCTCAGCATCTGCCTGAGCTGTAGACAACACATGCAGACTTTTACTTCCTACCTCTGAACCCAAACACAATGTACAGTTTTCCAATGGATCACCATCCAAAACAAATCACCATTAATCAGACACGGGACTGCACGTCTGCAGCTCTTTTTAAAGCTCTCAACATAATGTTTTCAGTCATGTTCTATCAGTGTCTATGATCCACACCGAGACCGCCATTTTACAAAAGCTCAGCGGCTACTTCACCGCCACAGCACGATGTAAAACTCAGTGTTTCCAGAaagagagactcagagagacacatCTGGTCCCTCCGACCCTTAAAGCAATGATAACCTTTATGTCGGCCACTTATTACTTGTTTTTAAAGCCTTATAACCACGATTAAAAAGTGATAGTTAAATCTTAACTTAATATTAGACTTACAAAgttctgaaaatgtcaaaaaatacaGACAGTTAAGATAAAGGAAAAAAGTCTCTAAAATATAACTTTGATATGATTTACGTCAAGGCCTGTCCAAAAACCCAAAACGGATAATCAAAATATGGGGTCACACACAAATCCCCATTAGTGATGATGAATATTGTGAAATTAGTAGTAAATCAGTTTAGTTTGAATGTTAAAAGAGCAAAATCCTAAAGTTTTTGGTTAGAAGTATTTCAGAGAAAATTCTGACCTGGAAATAGGaggagatatatatatatatatatgtacaaaaTGTGAATAACTTGATGGTACCAAGGATATTTTGTCCCTGGACACTTTATGATTTCATGAGGAGCGGCAGACCAACAACAGTGTCCATCTGGCGACTGTTTGTGGAATAAACATCCAAGAATCATTAAGAGgaaaagacagcaaaaaaaaaaaaaaaaaaggaaaaagttaaaCCTCTACCTCGTTTgaggttcttttctttttggtggCAGCAAAAGGATTAAATAATGATAGATACAATGGAAAGAATGTGGGGTGGTTAGTGAAGCACAGAGCCTATATCAAGCGACCTCCCTATTCCCTACGTGGTGTGATAAGAGTAGTGCACGACATAAGAAATAGGGCGTTAATTCAGGATGCAGCCTGACTGGCTTCACTGAGCCTTGGAGGCAGTGGTAATGGTCGAGGCTTGCACAGGCACAGCAGCCGTGGTGGCTTGTTGATGAGCATCAGCGGTGACCTGCAGCCCCCCCGCTCCGGCTGACACCAGGCTGACGGGGTTGCTGGTGAGCAGCGACAGGTTCTGGGGGTTCAGGAAGAGAGGCGTGGTCACCAGGTTGGGCGTGTTGCCAGCAGAGGTGTTGGCGAAGAGCAGGTTACTGCCATCCAGAGAAGTGATGGGGATCGTGCCGCTCGATGCCAGAGCTGCGGAGAATatggaaaagaagaagcaggtggtGGATTTAGTGTAAGATGATGAGATGTTTGCCAGCTCTCTCCTTctgcaggatgtttttttttcttcatcaaatCTATTATTGCTCAGCAGGATTAATTCCTCTACTCGCAGAAGTAATTTTCTCTCAGCAGGATTAACTTCATGGGCGTGGTCTGAATTATTCTACCCTCAATATGCAAATGTCTTGTGTTCTCATTAAATTTTTGCTTTGATTATACAAATTACACCAACAATGGGTTATCTTGATGACCCCGtgatgaattttcttttttttttttttattattattattattttctctgtacATGTTCTAAATATGTTCATCTATTTTTGCTCATTTATGTACTCCTCAATTTATCTGGCCGTTTATTAACGGATTAGTAAATCCAGCGAATCAGATTTGGCCCGACATATCAGAGGTTCCCAGCCTCCCCTGAGCTGGAGACCTGAACTGTGCTTTTATGAGATGGTATAATcaatta
This window harbors:
- the LOC121194177 gene encoding T-cell surface glycoprotein CD3 zeta chain-like isoform X1, encoding MDKLRTGVFMLFMLLEPVSCSIEGFFTNPIICYVLDGFLIVYCICATALFVKEKYSHKSSVAFEMPDNQEDNCALYQELERPKDADPYQVLEPSKRKKKAGKKKKSQSAQPVENGSLVPSVPSPPASSQ
- the LOC121194177 gene encoding T-cell surface glycoprotein CD3 zeta chain-like isoform X2 — encoded protein: MLTWKVLLHLNLQAKATVEGFFTNPIICYVLDGFLIVYCICATALFVKEKYSHKSSVAFEMPDNQEDNCALYQELERPKDADPYQVLEPSKRKKKAGKKKKSQSAQPVENGSLVPSVPSPPASSQ